In Papaver somniferum cultivar HN1 chromosome 1, ASM357369v1, whole genome shotgun sequence, a genomic segment contains:
- the LOC113332520 gene encoding cyclin-dependent kinase B2-1-like, with product MENIGFNENQKSAMDAFEKLEKVGEGTYGKVYRAREKATGKIVALKKTRLHEDEEGVPPTTLREVSILRMLSMDPHVVRLLDVKQGQNKEGKTILYLVFEYMDTDVKKYIRSFRSSGTTMPPNIVKSLMYQLCKGVAFCHGHGVLHRDLKPHNLLMDPKTKMLKIADLGLARAFTLPMKKYTHEILTLWYRAPEVLLGATHYSTPVDIWSVGCIFAELVTNQALFPGDSELQQLLHIFRLLGTPNEERWPGVSKLMNWHEYPQWSPQKLSSVVPNLDEAGQDLLLQMLRYEPSKRISAKKAMEHPYFDDLNKAGL from the exons atggaGAACATAGGATTTAACGAGAATCAGAAATCAGCCATGGATGCATTTGAAAAGCTTGAAAAAGTAGGAGAAGGAACCTATGGGAAAGTATATAGAGCAAGAGAAAAAGCCACTGGTAAAATCGTAGCTTTGAAGAAAACACGTCTCCATGAAGATGAAGAAGGTGTACCACCAACAACTTTAAGAGAAGTTTCTATTCTAAGGATGCTTTCCATGGATCCTCATGTTGTTAG GTTGTTGGACGTGAAACAAGGTCAGAACAAAGAGGGGAAGACCATTCTCTACCTTGTTTTTGAGTACATGGATACTGATGTTAAGAAGTACATTCGGAGTTTCCGCTCATCTGGAACTACAATGCCCCCAAATATCGTTAAG AGTTTGATGTATCAACTTTGCAAGGGTGTTGCATTTTGTCATGGTCATGGAGTACTTCACAGGGATTTGAAACCTCACAATCTTCTAATGGATCCAAAGACAAAAATGCTTAAAATAGCAGATCTTGGACTGGCTAGAGCATTCACGCTCCCAATGAAGAAGTACACGCATGAG ATCTTGACTCTTTGGTACAGGGCACCAGAAGTTCTCCTGGGAGCCACTCACTATTCAACTCCAGTAGATATCTGGTCTGTTGGCTGTATCTTTG CTGAACTGGTTACAAATCAAGCACTCTTCCCTGGGGACTCTGAATTGCAGCAACTACTACACATCTTCAG GTTGTTGGGAACTCCAAATGAAGAACGATGGCCAGGCGTAAGCAAGCTAATGAATTGGCATGAATATCCACAATGGTCTCCACAGAAGCTGTCATCCGTGGTTCCTAACCTAGATGAAGCTGGTCAAGATCTGCTCTTG CAAATGTTGCGATATGAACCTTCAAAGAGGATTTCAGCAAAGAAGGCAATGGAGCATCCTTACTTTGATGATCTGAACAAAGCTGGTCTCTAA